GGTTTACAAGATCCTCGCGGCTTTTTATACAATCAATTCCAATAACAAAAGCATCACCAATTTCTTTTAATTGTCCGGCAATTATTTCTGGTTCCTCAATCCGTATCATGACTGGGACAGTAACACTGGCCTTTTTTAAGGATTCGATTGTAGCTTTAAGACCAATCGTTTGTGGATTTTCAGGCAGAATCAGGACATCTCCTGTCGGGGAAATGGATGCTTTAGTTTCAGGTTTCCTGGGCTGAGTAGTGATTGGACCAATCTCAATAGCACCGAACCCAAGGTTTGGGAAAGCGTGAATTCCTGTTAATCCAGGGTCTATTTTTCCGCTTAACCCAATCGGGCTTTTGAAATGGACTCCAAAGAGAGAGCGGGATATTTTTTCGGAAGGAGACAAATGACCAAGAAACTCGATGAATGATCTTCCTCCTGGCAGCTTAGAAATCGTCGACATTCCCCGGTGGATAAGTTCCCGGCCTGCATTCCCCGGCAGCCGAGACAGCCAGGGTTTAAATAGCGGGTGATATGACCAGTCCGGCATAATAACCTCCAAAATTTGTATCTTTTCTTTTCATTCTAACGTAAAAGGATTCACGTGGCAGCTGGGCAAAATAAACTTTTAAGAAAAATCGACTGCAATTAGAAATGTGAAATGGAAGAAATCTTTTGTAAGTGTACATAGTTTCCCGTTTGCCCTGCATAAAAAGGAATACTTCTAGCAAAAATAGGGTAGAAATTTGAATGTGGAGGTAGAAGAATGGATGTAAACCGTGTTAAGCAAATATTATCTTCATCTGCAGAAATTGATGTCACTTATAATGGTGCTTCCGTCTGGATTGACCAATTAAATGAGGATGGCAGGACGGCGACCGTACACCTTCGGGGGCCGCTGGAAGAGAGGACTACCGTGGAAATTTCCGAGCTGCAGGAAAGGTCTTGATTTAATGAGGCGAGGAGAGGCCACTTTTTAAATAATCATGACCGCCGTTATGCAAATAAATGTACGGCGGTTTTTTAGTATGGCACAATATAAATAATACCTATAGAGGTTTATTCACTGTTGTTTATAGGTATTTTACATTTGAAAGGAGAGATGAAAATGTTCCATCATACAATTGAAGTGGACAAGTCATTGGACGAAGCGGTATCGGCACTGGAAGCGAGCTTGAAAAATGAGAAATTTGGTGTCCTCTGGTCATTGAATATGAAGGAGACACTGGCAGGCAAGGGCGTTGAACTAGATGGGGACTATATCATCCTTGAAGTCTGCAATCCGCATGAGGCAAAAAGGGTACTGGAGAAAAATCCTCTTATAAGCTATTTCCTTCCTTGCAAAGTTGTTGTCTATAAAGAAAATGATTCAACCAAAGTTGGGCTTCCAAAACCAACAGAATTAATTAAATTTGTTGAAAACGATGACTTGCAGGCAATTGCTTCAGACATTGAAAAGAGATTGATCGGTGCGATTGACAGCATTAAATAGTAGTTTTTAAAAAACAGAAATCAAAAGGCCCAGGAGGATTCCCTGGGCCTTTTGATCTTATTAAAGGATAGCATTTAAAATAAAGTACGAGATGGCTGCTACAGTTGCCGAAATTGGCAAGGTAATAACCCACGTAATAATCATACGTTGAGCAGTTGTCCACTTTACGCCTTTTACTCTGTGTGCTGTTCCAACTCCTAGAATAGAAGATGAAATAACGTGAGTTGTACTTACAGGCAGATGTATATAGGTTGCTCCGAAAATGATCATGGCACCTGTTAAATCTGCGGCTACACCGTTTACAGGACGGATTTTCATAATGTTTCCGCCGACTGTCTTAATGATTTTCCAGCCTCCGACTGATGTACCAAGACCCATAGCAAGAGCACAGGAGAATTGAACCCAGAAAGGAATATCATTGGTTGTCAGATAATTATTTGCAATCAATGCCATCGTAATGATCCCCATGGCCTTTTGCGCATCGTTCGTTCCATGTGTAAAAGACTGCAAGGCCGCCGTAGCAACCTGGAAATAACGGAAATTCTTGTTTGTCTTTGTCAGATTGTTATTCCTGAACAAGACTTTAAAAATGCTGTAAACAAGGAATCCTACTGCAAATGCTAAAAGTGGTGAAATGATCAGTGCCTGAAGAATTTTTAAGAATCCGTTGTAATTCAGGGCACTAAATCCTGAAGCTGCAATTGCCGCACCGGCAATCGAGCCAATGATAGCATGCGACGAACTGCTGGGAATTCCGTAATACCATGTCAACAGGTTCCAGAAGATTGCAGCAATCAAAGCAGCTAAGATAACTAGCGATCCATTTTCAAGGGTGAAAGGATCGACAATATCTTTTGTAATTGTTTTAGCTACACCAGTAAACGTCATGGCTCCAACAAAGTTCATGATGGCAGCCAACAAAATCGCATGGCGGGGTTTAAGAGCTTTTGTTGACACGGAAGTGGCGATCGCATTAGCTGTATCATGGAAACCGTTGATAAAGTCAAATGCAAGAGCCCCAATAACAATCAATACTGTTACTAAAAATACTACATCCATTTCTCAGGCTCCTTACGCGTTTTTCATGACAATGCTTTCGAGGGTGTTTGCAACATCCTGGCAGCTGTCTGCGATCTCTTCAAGACCTTCATATATTTCCTTGTACTGAATGATTCGGATTGGGTCCTTTTCAACAGAGAATAGATGCTTAATGGATTGGCGAAGGACGCCATCACATTTTGATTCAAGATCTTTAATCCGGATGGCATGTTCTCTTATTTGTTTAAGTTTCTTTGTAGTTAATAACTGAACAGCTTGTTCAATCTCAAATGAAGCACTCTTGATGGCAGCCACGAACTGCATCATGAACTCATCAGCTTTCGTGATTGAATACATGTCGAACAGGTTCGCACATTGTTCCATTCCATCAAGGACATCATCCATTGACATAGAAAGGGCTAGAATATCTTCTCTTTCGATAGGAGTGATGAATGCGTTATTCAATTCCATGATCACATCATGGATCAAATTATCACCCTTCGTCTCCATATCCTTCATTTTTTCAGTGAAAATTTTTAGATCGCTTGCATTGTTTAGCTTATAATCAGCAAAATACTCACTGCTTTCTTTCAGATTCACGGAAATATCCGTAAGCAAGATGGCAAACTTGTCTTTTTTCCTGAAAACCATAATGTTACCCCCACTGTTATCCAAATAATTTTTGAAGCGAGATTCATTTTAGCCTATAGATGTCGAAATATGAAGATGTTTGCAAAAAAATTTACAAAAACTTAATAATTGCCTCGTTTTACTTTTTACATTCTTCACAAAAGATTAATATTAGATTCCTCGTTTATTCATCCTCTAAACAATTTTTCAGTGGAAAAGCCTATTTTTTCTATAATGATTTGTCCACCTGTTTAGGACAATTTTTTGCCGGGAAATTAGAAATTACCCACCTGAAAACTTCGGCTATTGAGCCGTTTATATAGATTCACGGCTGTCGGCATGGCAGCCGTTTTGATTTGTAATGATCTTGACTCAGGGATAAAATGTATAAAACAGGAGGGGATTTCATGGCAAACGTTTTTGATAAGGTAAAATTACATAATGGAGTGGAAATGCCTGTTTTCGGTCTTGGTGTTTATAAAGTAGAAGAAGGGGTGCAAATCGAAGAAACGATTCAATCAGCCCTTGATTTAGGCTACAGGCTGATTGATACCGCTTCTTTTTACAACAATGAAGAAGGTGTAGGGCGAGCAATCAGGAACAGCAATATTCCAAGGGAAGAACTATTCATCACCACGAAAGTCTGGAATTCGGAACAGGGATATGACAATACTTTACGGGCATTCAATCGAAGTATGGACAGACTTGGTCTGGAGTACCTTGATTTGTATTTAGTGCATTGGCCTGTAAAAGGGGTGTATTTGGAAACCTGGCGGGCCCTGGAGAGGCTTTATCATGAAGGAAGGGTAAAGGCGATTGGTGTCAGCAATTTTAAAATACATCATTTGCAGGATCTTTTAAATCATTGCGAGGAAAAGCCAGTTATTAATCAAGTAGAACTCCATCCACTGCTTTCGCAAGAAGAGCTTCGAAATTACTGCCGTCAAAATGACATTATAGTCGAAGCATGGTCCCCATTATCCAGAGGAAGATTCCTTACTGACCCAATATTGAGCAGCATCGCGCATCGCTATGGAAAGACATCTGCCCAGATCATTTTAAGATGGCATCTGCAGCATGAGATTATTCCGATTCCAAAATCGGTCAATCCATCAAGGCTGAAAGAAAATACTGAGGTATTCGATTTCCAGCTTAGTCAACAAGAGATGGCGGAGATTGATGGACTTAACAAAGATCAGCGTTTTGGTGCCGATCCTGACCATATCGATTTTTAATGTTTCACCAGAAGAAATAAAGATAGCACGTAACGGGCTGAATTTTTTATCAGCCCGTTTTTTATTTTCCAAATTGGATACATTAAGAGAAAGCCGGGCCCTTTTAAACCGTTTTAAAACAAATTCCAGTTTGGGAAGGTTTTAAAATAAACAGAGGGTGGTAATGTAGGTGTACAAGCAGAAAGCAACATGAAACAACATCCTAGACTGACTGCTTGTCTGCTGCAGAAACAATGGTTTAATACCTCCAAATTAGAGGTAAGATAAAATTAGAGCAAGCTGATAAGCTCCCGGGATGCAATACTCATCAGTACAGCCTAATTTTACAAAAACTCTGCAGTATGAAAATGGGTGTGGAAATACCCGGCACTACTACTTTACATTACATTAACATTATAAGGAGGAAAAAAATTATGTTAAGTTTTCTTTGGGCATTAATTATCGGTGGTATTATTGGATGGGTAGCAGGATTAATCCTTGGAAGAGATATTCCAGGTGGCGTTATCGGTAACATCATTGCCGGTTTTGTAGGTGCTTGGATTGGTCAAGCTATTTTAGGTGACTGGGGACCAGTAGTTGCTGACTTTGCGATTGTTCCAGCCTTGATTGGTGCAATTGCGTTAGTATTCATCGTCAGCCTTGTAATGAAGAGCATGCGTAAAGCTGACTAATATTCAGCAAAAAATCCCTTCCGTTTTCGGAAGGGATTTTTTTGTGCGATTGTTTGAAACCTTGGAGTTAAATTTCATAGGGATCGATATTAACGAAAATCGGTTCCCTGTCGATAAAAGGAGCATGACATATTATTTTTTCCTGTGTAAAAGGGTGGA
The nucleotide sequence above comes from Mesobacillus jeotgali. Encoded proteins:
- a CDS encoding inorganic phosphate transporter, translated to MDVVFLVTVLIVIGALAFDFINGFHDTANAIATSVSTKALKPRHAILLAAIMNFVGAMTFTGVAKTITKDIVDPFTLENGSLVILAALIAAIFWNLLTWYYGIPSSSSHAIIGSIAGAAIAASGFSALNYNGFLKILQALIISPLLAFAVGFLVYSIFKVLFRNNNLTKTNKNFRYFQVATAALQSFTHGTNDAQKAMGIITMALIANNYLTTNDIPFWVQFSCALAMGLGTSVGGWKIIKTVGGNIMKIRPVNGVAADLTGAMIIFGATYIHLPVSTTHVISSSILGVGTAHRVKGVKWTTAQRMIITWVITLPISATVAAISYFILNAIL
- a CDS encoding aldo/keto reductase is translated as MANVFDKVKLHNGVEMPVFGLGVYKVEEGVQIEETIQSALDLGYRLIDTASFYNNEEGVGRAIRNSNIPREELFITTKVWNSEQGYDNTLRAFNRSMDRLGLEYLDLYLVHWPVKGVYLETWRALERLYHEGRVKAIGVSNFKIHHLQDLLNHCEEKPVINQVELHPLLSQEELRNYCRQNDIIVEAWSPLSRGRFLTDPILSSIAHRYGKTSAQIILRWHLQHEIIPIPKSVNPSRLKENTEVFDFQLSQQEMAEIDGLNKDQRFGADPDHIDF
- a CDS encoding DUF47 domain-containing protein → MVFRKKDKFAILLTDISVNLKESSEYFADYKLNNASDLKIFTEKMKDMETKGDNLIHDVIMELNNAFITPIEREDILALSMSMDDVLDGMEQCANLFDMYSITKADEFMMQFVAAIKSASFEIEQAVQLLTTKKLKQIREHAIRIKDLESKCDGVLRQSIKHLFSVEKDPIRIIQYKEIYEGLEEIADSCQDVANTLESIVMKNA
- a CDS encoding GlsB/YeaQ/YmgE family stress response membrane protein; this translates as MLSFLWALIIGGIIGWVAGLILGRDIPGGVIGNIIAGFVGAWIGQAILGDWGPVVADFAIVPALIGAIALVFIVSLVMKSMRKAD
- a CDS encoding H-type small acid-soluble spore protein; the protein is MDVNRVKQILSSSAEIDVTYNGASVWIDQLNEDGRTATVHLRGPLEERTTVEISELQERS
- a CDS encoding DUF302 domain-containing protein translates to MFHHTIEVDKSLDEAVSALEASLKNEKFGVLWSLNMKETLAGKGVELDGDYIILEVCNPHEAKRVLEKNPLISYFLPCKVVVYKENDSTKVGLPKPTELIKFVENDDLQAIASDIEKRLIGAIDSIK